The Melopsittacus undulatus isolate bMelUnd1 chromosome 17, bMelUnd1.mat.Z, whole genome shotgun sequence DNA window GCTCAGCTTCTAATTACACAGTTGGGCAGAAGTTGCCATTCTGGTCTCTCAGGTACCCAAACTCCCTCCTTTCTTAATTACACTTTAAAAGAACACCCTACCTAATAGTGTGCTTACCCAAGAGGCTGGTATAGTATCTCCTGGGCTGAGGAGATGTgccttgttttggttttggtctAATTACATCTTTTCCCTAAGAGACAGGAGGAACTCAGAAGAAGCTGTTTCAGTCTCTTGAGCAAGTATGAGATGGTTTATGTGCTTTCGTCAAAGAgggtttatttctgcttttaaaagacaCCCAATTAGtttaaaagggggaaaaaaccaacaCCCTACATTAAAAGCCAAGGAACTGAAAGTTAAAGCCTACTCTGCCCTTAATGTACTGCTTCTTACTTCCACTTGTCTCAGTTAAAGATGTGAGCTCTCAGTACTCTTTAAATATTGACTAAAATATGTGGCAATGATTATAATCAAGCAGAGAATCTCCTTGcattatttcccatttttacTCTAGTTGCAGTGGCCTAATAATGGCATATGGAGCATTTCACCTCTCAAATCAGCAgttttgatgaagcccaggtCTGCAGTGACAGGGAATCTGATGGCCATGTGGTGGTTGCGTGGAACAAGGTTACATGCATCCACATCTTAGAATCCACCATCCTAACTGGCACCCACAAGAGAATCCAAGGACTGAAGAAGCATGGAGACTGAACTACGGTCTCACCCCTAGAGGTGGTCCCTCCAGGTCAGAGTTGAGGCACATTGGCAGGGCAGTGTGGAGAATCTTGCACTGCTGCTACCCGTGCTGAACCTGTTCCATGGATAAAGTCAGGACTTTAGTCTCCAGTGCTGTCAAACTGGCATCTTTCACCAGCACTAAGTTcacttttaagagaaaaaaaaagaaaaaggaaatacagttttgGTTATGTATTAGGAATTTCCAGTGGTTAAGACAGCTCACTGGCCAGCAGAGCACTCTTCTGTCCTTGGGgctgcaaagggaaggaggcagcagctgcctggctgGCAAGGCCACAGCACTGCTACATGGGGACTACCAGCAGCCTTCAGTCAGACCATCCCCAACACCTCCCTGGCAAGGACCCTGCAAGACCACAGCTGGGTTAGGCAGCAGGGCTTCCTCCAGTGCACCCCTTCTCGCCATTAACAGCAGGGACTGCCactgcaagaagaaaacaaacaccacctTCCCACTCTTGGCTATCCATCGCTTTAGAGCATCTCTTGAAGGTGCAGCtaccaggcagagcaggagaagcaCACCCTGTTTGCCAAAACAGAACACTACATTGGAGATTTGGTAATAATCACCCTAAAAAGGTACCACCAGGCTCACagtgttattttcttctcatcccCAGCTCTTATGCTAGGTCACGCTGAATACAGACACATCTGAAATGTCAAGAAAACGCTTAAAAATGAGCAACAGAGACAGAAATTCCTGATTGTTATATGTTAAGATATGTATCTATACAGCTATAGGTATCACATATGCAGCCTATCTTATACTACATCCAGGTTCACCTATAAGCAACAGCCAAGGAGCACTCTGTAAAGCAAGGCACGTGTCATTTCTGGCTCTCTGAACACCCCTAAGTCCCAACCATACCTTGTCAGCAGCTGCCAGCAAGTCATCAGCCATTTTGTCCAGATTTGGTGCCTTCCCCGTGTAAATGAAGCACATCATTTCCTTAAACACTTCAGGCTCCACATCATTGATTTCAACGCGATTCTGTAGCAGGAAAAGGAAGCTTATTAAGATCCTGACAAGAAGCAAAAGGTTTCCTTCCAcccaagcccttccagccttcAGAAATGCCCAACAATTGAGAATGTGCATTAAttgaaagagaagaaggaaatcATGTGGATGGAGTACGAAAAACTCTGTATGTTGTATTTCAcattctctccttctctctaTCCCACCCCAGACTTTTTCCCCATGAGTTACAAAGGCAACAACTGCCTCTTgatctctttcttcctcccttgaGGACAGCTGAAGCAGAGACCTGCATCTGATATGAGAAAACCAGTTAAAAGGTGACAACAGTCGCAAACCCCACCTAAGTCAGATGCGACCAGTGATGCTAACAGCTGACTACAGAGCTATTCACCTAGgcaaagaagttcttcctcctTCAACTCACCTTTTTACTCTCTTCCATCTCATGTTCAAACATAGCACTGAAGACCGGGGAACGTGCTAGAGGTGAGGAACAGAAACCCCAGTTAGATACAAGTGGTACAGAAGTTCAGGGTTTGCCATCCAGTAAATGGCTGATTTAGCTTCAAACTGGGTACAGAAGTCCTTTCAACGGAGGCTGAAGGGTACATGGTAAGGAACATTTCTGGAGTTTCCTCTGGAAATGTGCTAACTGCTCCTTACAAGTGCTTTAAGGAATACATCAGAGTACACTACAGCCACAACAGAATCCTCTTCCCATTCTCCCCATAGAAGGAGACAGGCAAATAAAAATGGAGTACATATTTCTTCTCCACCTGTAGCAGATCACAACTGTCTCATACTACAGCTCTGCAGTTACAAGAGCTGCAGAAGCCTCCTTTAAAGGTGAAGCAACTCAGAAACAACCATTTGCCATCAGGCTGTTGTCTCCTAGTCCACAAAACCCATCCAGTCAATACCAACCTGCCAGTATGGCTTTGTGAGCCTGGAACTCCTGGCCTGCCACGCACaggcagcagtcagtgaagcGCGAGTTCTCCCAGAGTCCTCCCAGCTCATCTGCTAAGCGACACTCGGGCACCTTCACCATGTTCATGGTGTTCTGGCCAGAGATGTTGACAGAGTCCTGCACCACGCTCACctggaggggaaaggagagcaaAGAACCCCAAAGCTCAAACATGCTGTAACAACTGATCTCCCTACAGGAAGCTTTTGTTTCCAGGGCAGGTGAAAACTACCAGCACATCTATGCAATTTCATCCTTACTTCATTAGATGATTTCCTATGGAAGTGAAAccttatttttctgcctttacaGATACCACCCCTGACctagttttttccttttctcaacaCTCTTAAACCCTCCCCAATCAATAATGCAATACAGACAGCAggacaaatgaaaatgaagcataCACGGAGCTTCGACAACCAAGCACCGCATCCACACCTGTATGCAGGGCAGTGTCTGACCCCTCTTACTGCTTCTGGTTCTAAATTCCTTCCATCACATTACCAAATGTGCTTTAGAAGAAACAGTAAgctaaagaaaagcagctttgtgtcAAGTAATCTGGAAGTTTGGGGAAGGCAGATTCCTTATCCCCTTCTCTAAAGCACACAGGGTTAGGCAGGGACCATCCATGCTGGCTGATGAGGAACCTTCACAAAGGGAAGTGTTAGAAGCCAGTTCAGCACTAAACCATTATGATTAAACACAGGGTAAATCATAACCTTCTACAGCAGACTCTGGTAAGGAGAGATCAGAGTGCCTGACACTACCCTGCTCTAACAGAGAGTCGAGGAAGAAGGTGACTGACAGGGAAGCTACGTGAGACTCTTTCCTGGATTTGCTGTTAAGTCCAAGCTAAATTTCACTTCTATTAATAACCAATGGCCAAAGAAGAACAAGGGTCAGCAAAGGAAGCTTCACAGTTATATAAAAGAGGAAATGATGAAGTGACATGACAGAAGTTGTCTCCTGACAGCCCCAACTCCTGACAAACCTCCAGTGGGTTTCTGAGGGCAGCCACAGTTAAACACCCAAACGAAAACACGTATCAGATGCTGTTTGCCAAAGGACACTAATGGTCAGCCAGAGctgaatcacagaaccccagactggtttgggttggaagggaccttaaagatcatccagctccaaccccctgccaaatATGAGGAAACTAATGTTCCTCTTCATGGATTTGACAGCTACATTCTGGTCTTCCCCTGTGCCACCCAGACCAGCAACATGGACTTGATGGCTGAAAGCTGATCAGATTCATTCAAAGGAATTCCAGGCTGTAGATCCCTTGCTGGAATCCAGTACTGATTAGAGACCAGCCAAAAACCCACTTGCTACCTGTGTCTCAAATCAACAAATAAATCCTCTCCACAGATGACAGAAAGTCTATGACTCACATGAAAATCTATTACATGGCCTTTTACATAAGGAGTTAGAAAGAAGGGAAGGTTTTGCTCAAGGTGTTTTCAATATCTCAGCAAGGGCAGCAATGCTCCTGAGCTCAGAAGAGAGCTGTTCCTGTCACTTTGGGAACACCATTCTTTATGGAGCTTTACAGGGTATCTGCCTATGATGTTagaagagaattgaaagagCAAAGAGTGATGCAGTTGGGATATGAACAGTCAACCCCACCTGCAAAACAGCAGTTGAGAAATCTCCCAACTGACAACTAAGTGAGGTCAGATGTGAAACACTTGACAAGACACATCATTCTCTGCCCTAACGGCGTCTGCAGCAAGACATCATCTGTGCTCAGCACCAGACatgagcagagaggaaaagacctttttcctttaataatgCAATGAGAAGGTGCAGCAGAGACAACCTTCTGGTCTCCAGAACACTCCCAACACATCCCCACCTAACAAACATCAAGTATTGTTAACTCCTTGGAGAGTTTCTACATGCAAAACACGCTTGCTGAAAGTACAGATgtgagcagcatcacttggCACCTGTGGCCAGCAGGGAAGCATTAGGAGAGCATATGGCACATTGGTTTACATGCAAGGAGACTTGTAGGCTCAGGAAGGAGAAGTAAAAAATAGAAAGAGTGGggggaataaaaccccaaaaggaAGCTGGTGAAAGCTGTTGCCAAACTGTTTCCAGACAGCAAAACCTTCCCTCTGCTATCACTAAACAGATTTCTTACATGCTCAAGTGGAGGatgaactgaaagagaaaacagaagacgTCAAGGCCAAGTGAAGGCAGCAGCAAGTTCTCTCTTCAtccagaacaaacaaaaccaccgAGCTGAAGCTTTTCAAAGGAGTAGTTCAGTAAGGAGTGAAGTGACTTGAATTAGTACCAGTTGCCAAGACTACTGGTGGAGCTCAGGTTTAGCTACACTGCACCTTGCAAATTTCCTTCTCAGACATTCATTTTGGAGTTTCACTCCACAATTGGGAGTTTTTTGGCTCTTTCATCATGGAGGAAAGAGCAATTGCCAGACCTACAGAGGTGGGAGCCAAGACACTGTCCTCCTCCCATATTCACAGAAGCATAGaaaaatttgggttagaaaggaccttacagctcctccagttccaacccctgccatgggcagggaccccttccgctggagcagctgttccaagcccgtgtccaacctggccttgagcactgccagggatggggcagccacagcttctctgggcaccctgtgccagcgcctcagcaccctcacagggaacagcttctgcctcagagctgaCTTGGACCTCCCCTggttcagtttgaacccatcaccccttgtcctgtcactacagtcccttatgaagagtccctctgcagcatctttgtagcccccttcagacactggaagctgctctgaggtctccacacagtttctcctctccaggctcaacagccccgatgttctcagcctggctccatagaGGACCTGCTCCAGCCcgagcatccttgtggcctcctctcTTCAACAGCtctatgtccttcttatgctgaggacaccagaactgcacacagtgctgtaACTGGGGTGTCACGAGAGCAATGCAGAGGGGCGAGATCAAGTGTTCAAGGAAGAGCTCTCTCCATGACAGTAACTATTTTGCTACTGGTCCTTTAGAAGCTAAATACACAAATGCCTATGGTGGCCaagcaaaagtgaaaataaaacccaaacaacaaacccaaggTAGAAAAACCTCCAAAAAAATCTAACTGTTGAATAGCTCTGAAGCATTTCCTTCACTCCTGACAGAAtacacagcaaaagaaaggactcccaccaaaaccaacactGCAAGAGATCCAAAGAGAGAACAACTTGTTCTACCTGTCTTCTGGCAAAAATCACAGCTACAGGAGGTATTCTGCAGTTAAAAAGACAATAGAagtgaaggcagcagcagaagctctgCAGACCCTGGAGAGTTTCAATTTGCTCATTTAAAACATCTAGCTGCAGAAATAACTGCATCTTTGTCTGAAATTAGTACTATTGAAATCATCGTTCTGTAAGCAGttgagagaaaaatacaaacacaatGAGGAGAAAATAGTGGTTCCTATaacattcctttttcttctgtttttcttgttgttggCTCTATAGATACAttgaggggaagaaagaaaactcctCCTTTATACAGCAGGCAAGTAATAGGCAGGCCAGTTGCCACCACAGAGCTACGGCTGGTTATTATCCCAAGTGAGTTTCCACTTAAATAGTAGAAACAGATGGATGATAACACTAAACCACAAGTGAAATGATAATCAAACACGCTTCATTCCTATCATCACCCCAGGTAAAAGACAAATCTAAAGTAACACACAAATGCATGGGAGTGAATCACCATGAATCACACCCAGAAGCAGCCACcggaagcacacacacaaacccaaataaaaactAAGTGCCATAAAcccaggcaggatttctcctgACACCTCTGACTCTGTAAAAGCACTGATGAGAAAACCAGGTCACATCTACCTCCAGCTAATGGAAGTGCTGCTCTTTCAGCGGCACAGGAAGACTTACCTCACAGAAGAGAGTGAGTTTGTCATCTGGAAGAAGTCCATTGGCCTCATCCAAAAGAAAGTCTCTTCTAATGAATTTCTTGAATCCCCAGTCCTTGCCTTGTACAAATCGATACGCTCGCTGGCTCTCTGAAAGAGAGATGGTGCTTCAGACACCAGCTGAGCCTTGCCTCATCAAACAGCTAACACCAACCTGACCCCAGCAGACAAGATGTGAGTTTTTACCCACCCATTGCTTTTGTCTCTTCTCCTTTAGCATTCAGGATGGAGAATTTGAACTTGGCTCGAACTTCACTTTTTGGACAGCTCACCAGCAGCAGATAGAGGGAGAGATAATCTTTACTTTCTTCATCCAAGCCTTTGGGATTCACACGTAAACACCTGTAAAAGCAGGGATCTGAGTCAGGTGCCAGGGCCAGGTCTGGCAGGTCATTCCCAGCCTTCAAAAAAAGGGCACTGTAGAGTTTTCACCATCAAATGTACAGCAAATCAGTTCTGTTTAACAGCCACACTGAAACAGTAGATGGGTAAATAGAATGGAACTGCACACTGCACTCAGACTCATGCTACATTTCCATGACAGATAATAATATACAGGCAGGAACTATGAGCAAAGCAACAAACTACagggggaaaagaggaaggggTTTAAATTACTGAAAAGAGCCCTGGATATCAATTTTcacaaaaggaaagtgaaagaaatggttgAATGGAGGCAATGGCTCTGAGGAAGTGCAACAAATCCAAAGAAATGCTTGGTAAGAATTCCACAGGAAGCAATTGAAAGTTAAAATGGGGTTCTGGAAAGCTGATGGTCTCTCAAACACCATAATACTAgggcaagaaagaaaatgtagtaaGTGCAGGAAGAAGCTTAACTCATAAGCACTTCCATGACCTCAAACTTGCCACAGAATCTTACCAAAAGCAAGATCTAGGCCAAATGACTAACAGCTCAAAGCTATAAtgacaaaaaagcagaaagatctAGACATTGACTGAGCTCTGCCCTGCAAAGGTTGTAAAGTAATAGTGAAGAGCAGCCCAAAGAAAGCACAGGGCTGCCACCCAAAGGAAGGGAGCACAAACTGTATCACAGACACACTCTTAGTGTCTGATTTGCTGCAATCTGTCCTAAGGAGGTTTAAAGGAGGTTCTCAAGGAGAACTTAAGGAAGGTAAGGAAAGTTTTAAAGGAAAGGGCAAAAAGAATGTCAGCTTTAAGAAGCAGAAACTCCAGGGCAGAAGCAGTCACAGAACATTGTTACTTCCATCACTTCTATGTTAAGTCTCCTAATTCCCAAAGAGTTGCCATGAAGAGCAAGGTAATACAGTAGCAACAGTCTTCTACTGCAGGATTTAGAGTGCAGGcaaaaattacctttttaaCAACATGGGGTATTAGGGACTGCAAGTGGGAGGCTGACAGAGCTTGAACACACTGGCTGTGGGCTTGCATTGCCTCGTAAAGCTCAGtccagaaaaaacccaaattaagACATTACTAATCCTCCACAGCAGTCTCAGCTTCAAGGCAGGATGGGATCTCCCTTCCAGCTATGGGTTTCCATTAATGCTGATGGTTTCCATTAGCAAACACTGCAAATAGCAGTTGTGTTGTGTGCCCAAACACAACGCCGAAGCTACAGCACCTTCTCTGTGCACACGTTGTACAGTCAAGGAAGAAACAGCCCATCTGTGCACTACAAATACTTTCTTCTATATTTCTAGATGTATTTTATagatttttctctgttctaaaaccccaaacacacagTTCTTTCACACAGTTGTAGAAGAAGGTGAACTTCTCTGCTCTATTCCTTACCATTTCAGTTTATCATTGGCTCCAGATGAAAAGGTTGAGCTTTTGATGACCTCACCCATTTCTTCTCGGCAGAAGCTAAAGTTGTTTATGGTCCACATGTAGGAAAACTTCACTACCTTGATCTTAAAACAGAGGAGAAGTGGTTTACAGTCGTGCTCATTCGCCCTGTCCATCTTAAGggcaaaaaccacaaaacctgcAAGTTTCACTGAGTCATTTCCATGACAAATAACCCCCAAGCACAAGCCACAGAGGCAGCTGGACCACTCCAACCTCCCCAAAGCTCTCCTTGCCAAGTACAGGGGGCAACAGTCTGTTGCCTTGGAGAACCATGGCATCATAGAATAGActcggttggaagggaccttcaaagctcacccagtccaacccccctgcaatgagcagcgACATCTTCAGCCAGACCAGGCTGCAccaagccctgtccaagctggccttgaacactgccagacTCTGAACTCCAGACTCAAAACTTGTTTTGATTCACTTCCTAACCACAAGGTTCTAACCGTGTTGTGTCAAGAGCATCTCAGCGGAGTGGGGCCTTACCTGAGTGTAGCACCAGCTTTCTGCTACAGGTCCACTCGACATTTCTGCCGGAGGGGGAGGACTCGGCACTCTTGACATCGCCAGTTTGAAGACTCAACAGGATTTCACCACTcagcagaagaaattcagaaCGGAGCTTCACCCTGTCTGTCCCAgcaagagggagaaggaaaaccacTGAGAATAAAGAATACAACCTTCAGGAGTGCTGGTAAACCCCATGGGACACACACGTTAAAGCCATCATCCTgctttctccctccccccttcaAAATGTGTTGTTCTATTGACACATTTCCAAGTGTTGCCATATGTTTTCTGGAGAGGGGATATACCACCTCCACTCATCCTTTCAATGTGCAGCTCCTTCCAGGAATAACCCCAGCACATCACTTGTTTTAGGGAGTCCAAGACTCCCACTTGACTCGGAATTTACTACTTTACTCTGAGGCCACCATTCCAACTCACTACTGACCCACTGTTTTCATTCTGAGAGACTCAGACTATCAGAGTGCAGATCTGACAACTGACGTTCTTCATCTGAAAGAGCCACAGGTAGCAACATGCAATCCAAGCTCAACAGCAAAATGAAGCCCTAGGTTCAGTGACTCCACATCTACAGACTGATTTCTTAAGCTTAAATCTTCTCCTGAAACCTGGCTGCTGCTAGGGAATGTGTTGGGAatcatttctctccttctggATGCAGACCAGACCTCTCCCAAGCAAGGCTCACACCAGTCTATGGCTGTGAGTTCTGTGCACCCTCCCAAAGCACCTGGCAAtagcagcacacacacattaGCTAACTGTACAAACCAGAAGTGGGGGTTTctttggtttcatttcctttgaaagAGCACAAGTGAGCTCATGTCAATACTGAAGAAGAGATACCGGCTATCAGGAGCTAAGAAAGAAGTGGAGCACCCTACAGAGATGCAAGTTAACTCCATGGAAATGCATTTCCTGGAGCAAAGCTCAGGGGCAAACAACGACTTGGACAACACGACCTGCAGAGGGCCAGCACTGATGGTAACTGAGAGCTCTCACATCAAACTGCTTCCCAAACTTGTTATATTTGCACATTGTGCTCTGCAAGTGGATGAGGGGGTGACAAGACAGGGACATCAATCTGTACTTCAGGCATTTGCTGCAGGTTTTATTACCTGAAACTTAAAATTACCCCAATTCCTCCACTCTGTGTCATTCAAATTAAGCCGAACTTGGCAGACACTTCTGAATACTGAGCTAACTGCCCTTCTGCTGGCAACATTCAGTCTTGTCTCCAAGACCATCACTGCTTTATTGTCTGCAGACAGTGAAGCATCTCCAGGGTCTTTCTGGGACAGATAAAACCTGGAAttccagcacaagcagcaaaacCCACTTCCTCCTCTCCAGGGCTGGGGGAATGCTACCTTATTGCTGGTTTTAGCCCAGGAGCAGGAGAGACCCaagcttctttcttccctttggggttcacagcagcactgctcagctcCCCCCCAGGCTGTTCCATTGTTCTGTTCACAGCTATTTTTAATCTATATTGTTCCAGTGATGCTGTATAGCACAGGCACAAACACATGGGACACACACTCATGAGCGGAGAACAAGTAGCCAGGGAGAGGATGAAGTTTCTTAAGCTCACTCCTCACTGACATCAACCTGAGCAACAAGGAGCTAAGCCTGAAGGGTCTGAccagaagaagaaacaatgaATAAAGTGaaatcaggttttgtttgttgctaCAGTTGTTGTTAGTTTCAGTCATTTCAGATTTTAATAATActtcatctcagtctcccctctcttgggcaggttcaagccattccccttggcctgtccctgcatcccttgtcccaagcccctctccagctttcctgcagcccctttaggcactggagctgctctcagctctccccttctcttgtccaggctgccccagcccagctctctcagcctggctccagagcagagctgctccagccctcgcagcagctccatggcctcctctgccctcgctccagcagctccaggtccctcttgtgctgctccccagagctggacacagttaATTAAACCTCAAGCCACAACCACCTACTTGGTCTTCTTCCCATCATGGGTGCTGTGCACAAGCCATCACTTCAAGACACCGCAAAGCTCTGGTGAGACCTTTGTGGAGCAATCAGTGCCCAAGCAGCATCTTGGCAGTGCCTGTGAGGTCACAAGGCTGCTCCTGCCCGGAATCAAGTCCCACATAAGGTATTTATCAACACTAAGCATTCTTCTAGAGGAGGAACTTTTACTTCCAAGTAAACTGAAGCAATTCAATGTCTCCACACACAGATTACAGAAGTGGTTTAACACTTCTGTGTAATTACGTGGTTGAAAGACTCCAGTGGGGCCTTCTTGAAGACAAATTGGGAAATTTAGTGATAACACTTCCCCTTTATGGCCTGAATATGAAGGATTAACGATGAGGCAAAGAGAAGACAACAACAACTTTGTATGTTACAACGGCACATTCATCAAGCCTGCTGGAACACCCTGAGAAGTTGAAGGGTTTCCTGGGTGGAGGGCAGAAGTTAACCCCCGATTCATGTGTTTCACCAGTCTCAAGGAGCTGCTCTCCAGAAGGCTGTTGGGGAAGGAAACAGATAACCATGTGATGGCCAAATTGAAACGTTAACAGCTATTTTCTGTACTCAACAGGATTCGAAGCGATACCATCTTCGAGATGCAAAGAGGCTCTAGAAAGCTTCTGTGGTGCAAAAGGCAAGGCAACTGTATGAGCTTGAGATACATTGGACTACATAATGTCCTCTGAGTAACTGCCACTTTTATCTCTCATATCCTGTCCTCCCAGATGGCTTGGCTAGGCAGGTGGCAATAAAAGTTATGACAGCCTGCTAATAGAATTGCTGCATGCCAGTTATGCTTTTTAAATGGCCCAAAGGTTGGAgatttgaaagatttttctgttctctggaTAAGACACTTAGTCTGGTGTGTCAGAGCTTCTACAGCTGCTTTGTGAGGCAGTTAAATACGGttaaaaagagatgttaaacGCCAGTATACCCAGAGCTCAATACGGCAGTTGACCATCAAATGCCATTACTGGTACTTTTACCGCTGCAGTAAATCATAGTGGGCATAAACAGGTAATATCCagcagtgtcctttgcagaagttAGCAGTAAGGAAAAGCTTGCCTCTTGCTTTGCTCAGCAAGCACAGGAACAGGGGAAGTAAAAGGTCACTGAAATATATCCTTACAGGCACGCTTTCAAACCTGCCATGTCCTGTTCCTCCTTCTaatgcagcactgtgtgcacttctggtgtcctctacataaaaaggacatggggctgttggagcaaggccagaggaggccacgaggatgagcaggggctggagcagctccagctgagaacattggggccgctcagcctggagaagagaagctgtgaggagacctcagagcagcttctggctacaaggatgctggagagggactgttcatcagggactggagcaacagcacaaggggtgatgggttcaaactgaaccagggaagttcaggttggagataaggcagaagctgttccctgtgagggtgctgaggcactggcacagggtgcccagagaagctgtggctgccccatccctggcagtgctcaaggccaggttggacacaggggcttggagcagctgctccagtggaaggggtccctgcccgtggcaggggttggagctggaagaCCTTAAGGCcctttctgacccaaaccattctatgattttccatTCTTGGaatggttttaatttgtttttcctcctaagccaattttcccattaaaaaacaagggggaaaaatatattaaaaataggtttGGTCACttccaaaaataataatttgtacAAAGTCTGAAGGGCTGGGACAAGAGTCAGCAGAACATCAGTGCTGTGAGGAGAACTGCACGTCTGACATAGATTGTGGAAACAAAGGAACACCAGTTTTTAGCTGTAGCACATCCTCCTCCCCAAATATCaccagaagacagaaaaagacagaaagacagaaagacagaaagacagaaagacagaaagacagaaagaaagaaagaaagaaagaaagaaagaaagaaagaaagaaagaaagaaagaaagaaagaaagacagaaagacagaaagaaagacagaaacttGTGCTCTTCAATCCTTCAGCTGGATTTCTGGTCTTCTAACACTGCTTCTTGCCAGTGTTTGAACACATGTAGAAACCTGTACCCCCTTAAGTCACATCCAACCCTACCTAGAAATAACCCAAAGTATCTGGAATTACATCCACACCAGTAAATATAAAAAGTAATCTCAGTCttaaaagcaaactgtatttGTAGTTTTAGGGACATTGTGATTTGGTCACCGCATGTTTGCTTTGCCTCTTCTTTAACTCTTTCTGCTTCTATATTTAATCCTCTTGAGGTACATCCTGAGATGCTTAAAGCTTAAATCTCAAGACTCTTTCTCCTTAGAAGTTAATCTTCCTCCTAATTTGATAACTCAGTTCAGAAGCATGTTCAGAGGCAAGCAAgctctcatttctttctctccaaaTGCTCCTTTTCACCTCTTTGCTCTTCATCCCTGCCAATCCATTCCTGctc harbors:
- the SPOP gene encoding speckle-type POZ protein, which encodes MSRVPSPPPPAEMSSGPVAESWCYTQIKVVKFSYMWTINNFSFCREEMGEVIKSSTFSSGANDKLKWCLRVNPKGLDEESKDYLSLYLLLVSCPKSEVRAKFKFSILNAKGEETKAMESQRAYRFVQGKDWGFKKFIRRDFLLDEANGLLPDDKLTLFCEVSVVQDSVNISGQNTMNMVKVPECRLADELGGLWENSRFTDCCLCVAGQEFQAHKAILAARSPVFSAMFEHEMEESKKNRVEINDVEPEVFKEMMCFIYTGKAPNLDKMADDLLAAADKYALERLKVMCEDALCSNLSVENAAEILILADLHSADQLKTQAVDFINYHASDVMETSGWKSMVVSHPHLVAEAYRSLASAQCPFLGPPRKRLKQS